The Garra rufa chromosome 18, GarRuf1.0, whole genome shotgun sequence genome window below encodes:
- the eif4e2rs1 gene encoding eukaryotic translation initiation factor 4E family member 2 related sequence 1 — MNQFEHLKEEDSGDHEEMKDSNETDGGSINNNNNNIRRKMVTPATGEHPLQYNYTFWYSRRTPSRPANTQSYEQNIRQMGTVASVEQFWKFYSHLVRPGDLTGHSDFHLFKEGIKPMWEDEANKNGGKWIIRLRKGLASRFWENIILAMLGEQFMVGEEICGVVVSIRFQEDILSIWNKTANDQVTTSRIRDTLRRVLNLPPNTIMEYKTHNDSLKDNSSFRNTKITL, encoded by the exons TTTAAAGGAGGAAGACTCTGGTGACCACGAGGAGATGAAGGACAGTAATGAGACAGATGGAGGgtcaataaacaacaacaacaacaacatcagacgCAAG atggTGACCCCGGCCACAGGTGAACACCCGCTGCAGTATAACTACACGTTCTGGTACTCGCGCCGGACGCCCAGCCGACCCGCAAACACACAGAGCTACGAGCAGAACATCAGACAGATGGGGACGGTGGCGTCG GTGGAGCAGTTCTGGAAGTTCTACAGTCATCTGGTCCGACCCGGAGACCTGACGGGACACAGCGACTTCCACCTCTTCAAAGAGGGAATCAAACCCATGTGGGAG GACGAGGCCAATAAGAACGGAGGGAAGTGGATCATCCGGCTGAGGAAGGGTCTGGCGTCTCGTTTCTGGGAGAACATCATCCTGGCCATGCTGGGCGAGCAGTTCATGGTGGGCGAGGAGATCTGCGGGGTCGTGGTGTCCATCCGCTTCCAG GAGGATATTCTGTCCATCTGGAATAAAACGGCCAACGATCAGGTGACCACATCACGGATACGGGACACACTGAGGCGCGTGCTCAACCTGCCGCCAAACACCATCATGGAGTACAAGACACACAACGACAGTCTCAA GGATAATTCCAGCTTCCGGAACACGAAGATCACTTTGTGA